The Zingiber officinale cultivar Zhangliang chromosome 2A, Zo_v1.1, whole genome shotgun sequence genomic sequence GAGTTCTTGTCCTCTAGCATGCAATTTAATCCAATCGAAAGTTTGGTAGTACACTACGTTTTGTGTTCTTGGTTGATTCCACCGAAAATCAAGTCTTTGATTGTACCTAACTATTACCAGATTCAATCAACCTGCAACAAAGTCAGGGCAATCTAGgcctgatttttagaactttGAAATCTAGCAACCAGTTTTGTTTAGTTCTTGGTTACTATCAAGAATGGCAGTAGAACACTGAGGTCTGCTCTAGTTCGCCTAATGTTACTATGGAATCAACTCTAGAATACAATGAAATAAATCATTCCATTCCTGCATTTGACTGTGCAATGGGATGATCCGCTGGATGTTCGgctcatctaactcatctaattcTCCCATCTAGTTTACTTTCTTAGTTTGTCCACTCCACAAGGTCCATTCACTTAGCCTTGTCTCCATTCGACCAATTTGTTATGCTTGGTGTTTTAGCATCTTTAGCCCATCCAATTTGTGCCTTTGAATTAATCACTTAGAATGTGAGATTATTCTTCGTTCCAAAAAGAAAGTAACAAGGTTATAGACTTTTTGTAATAGCATTATTACAGAGATTTAAAATCTCCCAtactgattattattattattattattattatttcattagattaaataaaatattaatgatTTCTCATTGCAGGAACAACAAAATGGTTTCAGCTTCCATCATCTCACAGCGTTCATTAGGTGGATTGTAATGgcataaaccctaaaccctagacAAACCAGCTGAACTTTCACCATCTTAATCATGTGAGGGATCCTGAAAGCCTGCCATGCTACTCGGCTTAATAAATTCTGCAAGTCTTTTGTTTCCATCTTTAATTATGAGGTTTGTACGATCTTACTGTGCCATCTAATCTCCATTAATTATAtagttatcatcatcatcataatttatgTCAATATTTAATTATGTAAAATAAAGATATTAGTATATgtttcaaaatgaattgaatcttaaatttgttaattttttttatatattttaaataagagCTTGCAATTAGAGTAATTTACTACGATCAAAATATGCACTTATTTTTATATTGTACTTTTAacaaataaaaaagaaatcaaaacttagaacttTGAATGATAAACTATTATATTATTTAGTGATATAATTGTTAATTAGTAGCTATGATTTTTAGTGAGAAAtccaattaatattattattaatagtcTTAATTATATGACTTAGGCCGCCTAatctaataataaatttattatcacTAAAGCCTTTAATGATAAACTATCAAGTTTTAGTTATAATTGTTTTGTATAATAGTACAACCACCATTAGACCTCACATGTCACTATTATTTTGTACGAGTCCTAGCTAAAGCTTGAGTTGTaggttgaaaaaaaaactttgcaAGTTAGATAAGCGAATCATTATTAACTTGAGCTTAAACATAACGGAGGAGTGGAGCGATTGACTTGTGGATCATCGCGATGTAGGTGACATGAGAATAGCACTTGTCTCTTCATCCATCATCTGTTGTTGCTCTAGTTCCTTCTACAATTGCCCTTCTCTAGCTCCGACCAAAAGGTGTTCTCTTAACTAAGAGAAACGGGATCGTATCAAGCTTGTTGCCCAAAGTAGCTACTCTCAATGGGAGCAAGCAAGCTTCTTTACGAACTAATTTACAACATGTGATGCTTGAAATTTAGTAAGAGGAAAAACTAACTCGTGTGTGATGTGTCTACCAATGACTTTGAATTAGAGAGGTACAGATTCGAATAGTAGATAGCAAAGCTATGGGAGTGTCTTCAAGGTTTTAAACCAAAGGCAATAGGACCACTTGATCATTTTCTTCACCTCTTTAATTGCATGCCCTCAAAAGTCCAAGCAACTACCAACTTGTGGCTACACTCGATCATTCGTTCACAACGACCGAGATTAAACTCATCCAAAATCGAACGAGCAAATATTTCatagtatatatattattttatatcagatatccagatcttacaatttaactaattttgatGTAAACGATCTAGATCTAGCTCCATATTTcgtcaatcaaataaatttaggAAGCATGATGATTTTGACGGTTTCATGATACATAGTGACAAAAGATGAGTACATTCAGCCTGATGCGACAGTTTCATGGTACATGAACATTGTTTAGTGAGTGATGTCTGAAAGAACATCCAAAAGCTAATTGAACTAATGAATTCACTCCATAAAAACCTCCAcgcacctagctttactcaccattCCATTCCTCTGTTTCTCTGTCCCTTAGGTTCTTCTAACACCCTCCCTTCCATTGTCTCACCCTAAACAGGAAAAACTCTTCTACAATCAGAATTTGCTGTGACAGGTTATGAACTGAAATTTGTCGAAAAAAATGAAGTTTATGAAGCTTGGGAACAGACCTGATTCCTTCTTCACCACTGAAGCAATCAGGTGAATCATCCTTAGTTTTGTTTCAGAATTTTGGAAGCAGCATTTCTGATGTTTTTTTTCTGATTGATGTCAGGTCTGTTTCATCTGAGGTCTCCACTGACCTCAAAATCCAGGTGCAGAAGAGCTTGTATCACCTGCACAGGGTAGATTTCGATCTGATCAGAGATGGAGTTTGTTGGATTTTGTAGAAGATTTTGTTGGTAAAAATGGTGTCTTTGTTTGGTTTTTTTGCAGTTTCCCCTTCTGTCGAAGTGTCTCAGGCTGCAGCAGCTTTGCTCGGAGCTCAGCGCCGGCGAGGTCGCCGTCGTACGTCTGTCGGAGTTCCCTGGAGGGGTCGAGGCGTTCGAGGTCTGCGCCAAGTTCTGCTACGGCATCACCGTCACCCTCAGCGCGTTCAACATCGTCCCCGTGTGGTGCGGCGCTCACTACCTGGGGATGAGCGAGGACGCCGACCGCGGCAACCTCCTCGGAAAGCTCGACGTCTTCTTCCGCTCCTGCATCCTCCGCCGGTGGAAGGACACGCTGGTGGCGCTGCAGAGCACGCGGCAGCACGCGCCTGCCCTCTGCGAGGAGCTCGGCGTCACCGGCCGCTGCGTCGACGCCGTCGCCACCGCCGTCATCGCCAATCCCCTCACCACCAGGTGGGCCAACGACCTCAGCGAACTCTGTGTCGACCACTACTGGCGAGTCATGGTCTCCGTCAAGTCCGCTGGGATCGTCCCCGCCAAGCTCGTCGGCGAGGCGCTGCGTCTCTACGCGCACCGGTGGCTCCCGATCGACGACGACGGCGGCCGAGACGCCACCGCGAAGCAGAAGCAGGTGATGGAGAAGATAACGAGCTTGCTGCCGCCGGAAAAAGGCTCCGTTTCCTGCAGTTTCTTGCTCGAGCTTCTCAAAGCCGCAAACTTTCTCCAAGCTCCCGCTCCATTGAAGCTTGAATTGGCCAGAAGAGCCGGACTGCAATTGGAAGAAGCAACCGTCGACGATCTCTTGATCCCATCAAACTCCGGCGACACATTATACGATGTGGATTTATTAATGTCCATACTGGACGAGTTCTTGCTTCAGGGCCAGAGCCCCACAACCACTCCTCCGAGAGAGAAGCTCAAGTGCGAGAGGCGGCGGTCGCGATCGGCCGAGAAGGCCGACTTCGAAGGCCGGCGATCCTCCTCCTCGGCCTCGCACAGCTCCAAGCTGCGAGTAGCCAAGCTCATCGATGGCTACCTCCAAGAAATCGCCAAAGACAAGAACTTGACCATGGAGAAGCTAATTGCTGTTGCTGAAGCTGTTCCAGATTTCGCCAGGGTCGATCACCATGATCTCTACAGAGTCGTCGACATCTTCCTCAGGGTAATTCACTGATCTTGTTCATAATTTCTAGGACTTCAAAACTGGTTTGATCTTGTTTGATCGAATTCAGTCCCACCCTGAGCTCGACAAGAATGCAAGGAAGCAACTGTGCAGAATGTTGGATTGCAAGAAGCTCTCCGTCGAGGCCTGCATGGAGGCAGCACAGAATGAGCTGCTTCCTCTGAGGGTGGTGGTGCAGGTCTTGTTCTTCGAGCAATCTCGGGCGGCCATGTCAGGTTGCCAGGTCGCTGAGTTGCCTGGCAACATCAAGGCCCTGCTGGCTAAGACCGCCGAAGACGAAGACGACGAAGCAGTAAAAAAGCTTCACCACATTGGCACTGATACTCCAttggaagaacattggagaatcTCCCGGTTGAAATGTCCAACCGCCAAATTCGAAACTCTCAAGATGAAGCTcgccgaggaggaggaggacgacaATGAGATCGCTCTCTTGAGGAGTGCTTCTTCGCGACTCCGAGCCCTGTGCTCACTTCCAAAGAAACCTAAAAGAATCATCAGTAAATTCTTAGCTATGAACAGACGTGCAAGTCAGAGGCAATGATCAATAAACTATATCACAAATCTTGTGTATCTGTGGCTTTTCTTTGCTAAGCAAACTGTAGTCTATAGCTAATTATGGCATAATTGAATATATTAGAAGCCAAGAATAGCCATCATTAGATGCGATTCACATGAATGGAGATTATTCTCATCATAATTGCTACTTGCTTCCActaccttttgttttattccttgtTAAAGGTGTGCAATTTGTATCCTTAAATGTTTTAAGGATGATGAACTCGTTCATCCTAGAAGTCAAAAGTGTCCTGCATCAGAATCCAGTGTTTACCTTCTCAAGCTGATGGATGGCAAACAAGGTAAGGTGCTCCAGACAAATCATGGGACCGGCCAAGAAAAGTACCTGGTCCTAAACTTGCTTCATGGATTACACTCATCATCATGCTACAGCATCTCCAAGCAGCTGCAAAACAAATTTAGTTAAATCCGACAATTGACTAAAGATGCACTTAAAGTTATGAAATTCTCAAAAGACACATTTAACTTCTAGATTTCCTAAATGCCGCACTTAGTTCTCATTTAACCCCTCCTGTCAATTACTACGGTGCTacattcaaaatttcaaaaataagcaccataataatattagttttaggatttatcAAGCACCacaatattattattattctttgaATACAACACCACAGTCATTAGCGGAAtaagtaaaatagaaaataaatgtgCCTATTAAAAAATCTGAAAATTAAATACGTCTTTAAAAGAattctgtaattttaaattcaTGAACTAGTCACAAATCTGACAAGAATCCAGACAATTTATTGGCTAGATCTGTGGGGGCAAATAGCGCAGGAGCTGTAATATTTTGGCTTTCAGTAATTGCCACCAAGGGGAACAGAGTTCCCCCACATCCTCCAAAAGTCATCCTCCTCTCCAGTGGAGAAACAATAAAGAGCAGAAGCAATAACCAAAAGGATTTGACACCTCAATCCGCACATCATTTTCCTACCTGAAACCCCACTTTGCTGATCAGAAATAAATAGCTCTGCAAATCATCTAAAAGAAGATGTTAAAAACTTCACCAAATCTTACCTTTTTCTCTCTTCAATGGCATCAGTGATCATTTACTGGTTCACTGCTGAATATTTCAATTTCTTGAGTGTATCAGGTATTAGGCCATGATAGTGGCCTTAGAATCTAAtgcaaccaagtaaaactctaggCTTCTCTATTCAAATACTGCTAAATATAttaatttcttccttttgtgGTTCTTGGCACAGCTGGACATTGCATGAATGACAAGACATATCAGTGCGGCACTCTCATCTACGGCACACAAAATGGACCCAACTGGTGCATTTATTCACACAAGCACAACATCCATAGTACAGATCCACCAAACAAGCAACCATGCTTCTTCTTCTAGCCCTCTATCCATTTAGTTTTATATTTGGTGAGTGGTTAGATATAAAATTTCTCCAGGCCCCATGCAAGAGCTGCATGCTCCAGTCGCAGTTGAAACAATACTAAGGAGGCTTTTGTGGTCAGATGGATTCACCTTAAATCAGTTGCAAGCAAAGCACGCCCACAATGGAGACGAAATGGAAATGAGATGGGGCAAGAGCAATGGAAACAAAATCAGTTGCTGCCTTGCCAATTTTCCCACTGTTGTACTGAAGGTAGACCCACTCGAATTGTGGATTAATTGACATTTCAGCGAATGCCAGGCGTGCATACATGATGTagctgaaggagatatgtttggttcaagaaGCAGCATGAGGGACACGAAGTGGACGTtctaaggaggaggaggaggaggaggggcgcAGTGGGGAAGGCAGAGGGTGAGCAATCATTGTAAATGTGGTACGGTGGAGTTAGAGATTTCTAGGATTGCATGTTAAAGTTGGCCTTCCTGATGCCTCATTAAGGCAGTTAATTATCTTGTCCCTCCTAAGTCCAGCAAACACAGCTAGTTGTTCACCCATAGCCAACTTTGCTTCACTGTCAACCCCATCACATACATATGTATCGAGAAACTTATTGGACAAGATCTAGAGAGCAAGTAAAAGTCCATACCTGGTCCCATTagatttttctccctctctccaTCTTGGTCTCCAGCCACCAGAAGGAAAGTCATGGCTGCATGTAGTGGAGAAGCACTGAGCCGAAGGGTGTCTCTTCAGGCTTCTTTCAGTATCAATCATGGACTCTATCCCAGCAGACAATCGGACACGATTTCACGTGCTTTGCTTGTTGTTGATCTGGAGTTTCCTGTTGTTTGTGAGGCTGATGCCATGAACTTGAAGCATGATGGTGATTGTCACCTAGAAAAAAATATCAGGT encodes the following:
- the LOC122041303 gene encoding BTB/POZ domain-containing protein At1g67900-like, which encodes MKFMKLGNRPDSFFTTEAIRSVSSEVSTDLKIQVQKSLYHLHRFPLLSKCLRLQQLCSELSAGEVAVVRLSEFPGGVEAFEVCAKFCYGITVTLSAFNIVPVWCGAHYLGMSEDADRGNLLGKLDVFFRSCILRRWKDTLVALQSTRQHAPALCEELGVTGRCVDAVATAVIANPLTTRWANDLSELCVDHYWRVMVSVKSAGIVPAKLVGEALRLYAHRWLPIDDDGGRDATAKQKQVMEKITSLLPPEKGSVSCSFLLELLKAANFLQAPAPLKLELARRAGLQLEEATVDDLLIPSNSGDTLYDVDLLMSILDEFLLQGQSPTTTPPREKLKCERRRSRSAEKADFEGRRSSSSASHSSKLRVAKLIDGYLQEIAKDKNLTMEKLIAVAEAVPDFARVDHHDLYRVVDIFLRSHPELDKNARKQLCRMLDCKKLSVEACMEAAQNELLPLRVVVQVLFFEQSRAAMSGCQVAELPGNIKALLAKTAEDEDDEAVKKLHHIGTDTPLEEHWRISRLKCPTAKFETLKMKLAEEEEDDNEIALLRSASSRLRALCSLPKKPKRIISKFLAMNRRASQRQ